The region TCGGGGAACCCGGCGAGCACGCGCTCGGCCTCGCGCCACGTGCACAGCCGCGGCCCGCGCGTGGAGTGGACCTCGGCCCCGGAGCGGAGGTCGTCGACGACCTGGACCGCGGACTCCGGCGTCTGGTTGTCCATGAACTCCCAGTTGACCATCATCACCGGGGCGTAGTCGCAGGCCGCGTTGCACTCGATGTGCTCGAGGGTGATCTTGCCGTCCTCGGACGTCTCGTCGTTGCCGACGTCGAGGTGGTCCTTGAGCCGCTCGAAGATCAGGTCGCCGCCCATCACCGCGCAGAGCGTGTTGGTGCACACGCCGACGTGGTAGTCGCCGACCGGCTTGCGCTTGTACATCGTGTAGAA is a window of Nocardioides oleivorans DNA encoding:
- the nuoE gene encoding NADH-quinone oxidoreductase subunit NuoE, whose translation is MSLDEKTWGELREVAARYPEARSGLLPMLHLVQSVEGRVTPEGIEACAEILGISAAEVNGVATFYTMYKRKPVGDYHVGVCTNTLCAVMGGDLIFERLKDHLDVGNDETSEDGKITLEHIECNAACDYAPVMMVNWEFMDNQTPESAVQVVDDLRSGAEVHSTRGPRLCTWREAERVLAGFPDDRADEGPTAGPASVVGLKIARENGWTSGAEKGESNG